One genomic region from Mesorhizobium terrae encodes:
- a CDS encoding ABC transporter ATP-binding protein, with translation MAILEARGLTVDIPTEDGVIHAVRNVSFSVKAGSLFGIAGESGSGKSVLTQAIVGLLPNADIGGQAWFEGRDLIGLPPQEVRKLRGGRIGMIFQDPLSSLHPYYTIGAQIAEALYLHEKIDRRDARARVIDILGKVGIPSPADRLDDYPHQFSGGMRQRVMIAMALILKPSLVIADEPTTALDVTVQAQIVALLDAMRRELGTTVILITHDLGLLSSVADDVMVMYAGHRMEYGKGAAVFRSPAHPYTAGLLRSSPANYSPGSELVPIKGRPPSLLATPAGCVFAPRCSDALSDCAVQPPPLRVYSDGVESLCWREEGASAAPAIAAPSPPAKKENGRAAEPVVAVKDVHLTYQVGSFFGPRRSLDVLKGIDLTVEKGETVGLVGESGCGKSTLARVIAGLTRASGGSVKLLGQDIGALDGARWRDMRRNVQLVFQDPFGSLNPRRRVGSIIGDPYRLHGEAHGEERKRKVRHLMEIVGLNPEHYNRFPSEFSGGQRQRIGIARALALNPSLIICDEPVSALDVSVQAQVLNLLRRLQRELDLTYLFISHDLSVVRHVCDRIAVMQGGRIVELAGAEELFANPRHPYTRTLLAASHAPPVLAGASDRSLREMRMVAS, from the coding sequence GTGGCTATTCTCGAAGCCAGGGGACTGACGGTCGACATCCCGACCGAGGACGGCGTGATCCATGCCGTGCGCAACGTCTCGTTCTCGGTGAAGGCGGGCTCGCTTTTCGGCATCGCCGGCGAATCCGGCTCCGGCAAGAGCGTGCTCACGCAGGCGATCGTCGGCCTGCTGCCGAATGCGGATATCGGCGGTCAAGCCTGGTTCGAAGGACGCGATCTGATCGGGCTGCCGCCGCAGGAGGTTCGCAAGCTGCGCGGCGGGCGCATCGGCATGATCTTCCAGGATCCGCTTTCGTCCCTGCATCCTTATTACACGATCGGCGCTCAGATCGCGGAAGCGCTTTATCTCCACGAGAAGATCGATCGCCGCGACGCCAGGGCGCGTGTCATCGACATTCTCGGCAAGGTGGGCATCCCGTCTCCGGCCGACCGCCTGGACGACTATCCGCATCAATTCTCCGGCGGCATGCGCCAGCGCGTCATGATCGCCATGGCGCTGATCCTGAAGCCTTCGCTGGTGATCGCCGACGAGCCGACGACGGCGCTCGACGTGACCGTGCAGGCGCAGATCGTCGCGCTGCTCGATGCCATGCGGCGGGAACTCGGCACGACGGTGATCCTGATCACCCATGATCTCGGCCTCTTGTCGAGCGTGGCCGACGATGTGATGGTCATGTATGCGGGGCATCGCATGGAATACGGCAAGGGAGCGGCGGTTTTCCGTTCGCCGGCGCATCCCTATACGGCTGGCCTGCTCAGGTCGTCTCCCGCCAATTATTCGCCCGGTTCCGAACTGGTGCCGATCAAGGGGCGGCCGCCCAGCCTGCTCGCCACCCCGGCCGGCTGCGTGTTTGCCCCCCGATGCAGCGATGCGTTGTCGGATTGCGCCGTGCAGCCGCCGCCATTGCGCGTCTACAGTGACGGGGTCGAATCCCTGTGCTGGCGCGAGGAGGGGGCGAGCGCCGCGCCAGCCATCGCCGCGCCATCGCCGCCCGCGAAGAAAGAGAATGGACGGGCGGCGGAGCCGGTCGTGGCGGTGAAGGACGTTCACCTGACCTATCAGGTCGGCAGCTTTTTCGGGCCTCGCCGTTCCTTGGATGTGCTCAAGGGCATCGACCTCACGGTCGAAAAGGGCGAGACCGTCGGGCTTGTCGGCGAAAGCGGTTGTGGCAAGTCGACCCTGGCGCGGGTCATTGCGGGGCTGACCCGCGCGAGCGGCGGCTCGGTCAAGCTGCTCGGACAGGATATCGGCGCACTGGATGGCGCGCGCTGGCGCGATATGCGCCGGAACGTGCAGCTCGTCTTCCAGGATCCGTTCGGCTCGCTCAATCCGCGTCGCCGCGTCGGCTCGATCATCGGCGATCCATATCGCCTGCATGGCGAAGCCCATGGCGAGGAGCGCAAACGCAAAGTACGGCACCTGATGGAGATCGTCGGCCTCAACCCGGAACACTACAACCGGTTTCCATCGGAATTCTCCGGCGGCCAGCGGCAACGTATCGGCATTGCAAGAGCGCTGGCCCTCAACCCGTCGCTGATCATCTGCGACGAACCGGTCTCTGCCCTCGACGTCTCGGTGCAGGCGCAGGTGCTGAACCTGTTGCGGCGCCTGCAGCGCGAGCTCGACCTCACCTATCTGTTCATTTCGCACGATCTCTCCGTCGTGCGGCACGTATGCGACCGCATCGCCGTCATGCAGGGCGGCCGCATCGTCGAACTGGCCGGCGCCGAAGAACTCTTCGCCAACCCGCGGCATCCGTACACCCGAACCCTTTTGGCGGCCTCGCACGCGCCGCCGGTTCTGGCGGGCGCGTCCGATCGCAGCTTGCGTGAAATGCGGATGGTCGCGTCATGA
- a CDS encoding ABC transporter permease has product MSEMASNNVASEAEVVQRGSLELTLRRLWRDNASVAAFGVIIAVVLLAIVAPAIAALTGHSPIEQFRDIGLSPMGIPVGPGADFWLGSDQLGRDVLVRLAYGARVSLLVGVLASLAASTVAVIVGVTAGYFGGWVDTCLSRLTDLVMSVPFLLCALALVSAFGPSLLLSVIVIVFFSWAPMARVIRSQVISLARQDFVQASRSLGAGPLSIMVIDILPNLSVPIIVYTTMQIPNSIVFEATLSFLGMGIVPPTPSWGGMLADASSNSLYLVAWWMVFVPGTALLLTTLAFNILGDGLRDALDPKSARTARRLRRKSKGAAKQ; this is encoded by the coding sequence ATGAGCGAGATGGCATCGAACAACGTTGCGTCGGAAGCGGAAGTCGTCCAGCGCGGTTCGCTGGAACTGACGCTGCGGCGGCTGTGGCGCGACAATGCAAGCGTGGCGGCGTTCGGCGTCATCATCGCGGTGGTGCTGCTGGCGATCGTAGCCCCCGCAATCGCTGCCCTGACTGGTCATTCGCCGATCGAGCAGTTTCGCGACATCGGCCTGTCTCCCATGGGCATTCCGGTCGGGCCGGGCGCCGATTTCTGGCTCGGCAGCGATCAGCTCGGCCGCGACGTGCTGGTGCGGCTCGCCTATGGCGCGCGCGTGTCGCTGCTGGTCGGGGTGCTGGCCTCGCTGGCCGCCTCGACCGTGGCGGTGATCGTTGGCGTGACCGCGGGCTATTTCGGCGGCTGGGTTGACACCTGCCTCAGCCGGCTGACCGACCTTGTCATGAGCGTGCCGTTCCTGCTGTGCGCGCTCGCCCTGGTGTCGGCCTTCGGCCCAAGCCTTCTGCTCAGTGTCATCGTCATTGTCTTCTTCAGCTGGGCACCGATGGCACGCGTGATCCGCAGCCAGGTGATTTCGCTCGCCCGGCAGGATTTCGTGCAGGCGAGCCGGTCGCTGGGCGCTGGCCCGCTGTCGATCATGGTCATCGACATCCTGCCCAATCTGTCGGTGCCGATCATCGTCTACACGACCATGCAGATCCCCAATTCGATCGTCTTCGAGGCGACCTTGTCCTTCCTCGGCATGGGTATCGTGCCGCCGACGCCGAGCTGGGGTGGCATGCTGGCCGACGCTTCCTCCAACTCGCTCTATCTCGTCGCGTGGTGGATGGTGTTCGTGCCGGGTACGGCGCTGCTGTTGACGACGCTGGCCTTCAACATCCTGGGCGACGGACTGCGCGACGCGCTGGACCCCAAAAGCGCCCGTACGGCGCGCCGGCTGCGCCGGAAAAGCAAGGGAGCGGCGAAACAATGA